A genomic window from Yarrowia lipolytica chromosome 1D, complete sequence includes:
- a CDS encoding uncharacterized protein (Compare to YALI0D10234g, similar to uniprot|P53970 Saccharomyces cerevisiae YNL024c, similar to Saccharomyces cerevisiae YNL024C; ancestral locus Anc_2.289): MEILQIETEVLPAAVVDVPERLNLGRSNLNFDGLLKGDGLKIEEDGGAAGCGGKLWPAGEMLAYYLLRKGIQSYPRVLEIGSGTGLTGLAIALSESAPPNLKVWVTDQENMIPLMNQNIELNNLQDKVVAEVLDWGEELPEFLEGQPVDLVLAADCVYLESAFPLLEKTLIDLSNKDTKILMSYKKRRKADSRFFKSVKKHFTIVEISDFEEHARFKKDGVTLMELKKKTK; encoded by the exons ATGGAAATTCTACAGATCGAAACGGAGGTGCTGCCCGCAGCGGTGGTCGACGTTCCCGAGCGTCTGAATCTTGGCAGATCCAACCTCAACTTTGATGGGCTGCTCAAGGGCGACGGActcaagattgaggaaGACGGAGGGGCGGCAGGCTGTGGCGGCAAGCTGTGGCCCGCTGGCGAAATGCTGGCCTACTATCTGCTACGGAAAGGCATTCAGTCCTATCCCCGAGTGCTGGAAATTGGCTCAGGTACAGGTCTGACTGG actgGCAATAGCCCTCTCGGAATCAGCCCCTCCTAATCTCAAGGTATGGGTCACAGATCAAGA aaacaTGATTCCCCTGATGAACCAGAACATtgagctcaacaaccttCAGGACAAGGTCGTCGCTGAGGTGCTTGATTGGGGTGAGGAGCTGCCCGAGTTCCTTGAGGGACAGCCCGTCGACCTGGTCCTTGCTGCTGACTGTGTCTACCTTGAGTCGGCCTTTCCTCTGCTGGAAAAAACTCTCATTGATCTGTCCAACAAGGACACCAAGATTCTCATGAGCTACAAGAAGCGAAGAAAGGCCGACTCGCGCTTCTTTAAGAGCGTCAAGAAGCACTTTACCATTGTGGAAATCTCCGACTTTGAGGAGCACGCCCggttcaagaaggacggaGTAACCCTCatggagctcaagaagaagacaaagTGA
- a CDS encoding uncharacterized protein (Compare to YALI0D10087g, similar to Saccharomyces cerevisiae YIL001W; ancestral locus Anc_7.143, similar to uniprot|Q10225 Schizosaccharomyces pombe Hypothetical protein C13D6.04c in chromosome I) codes for MGLSCNPIASLSPSPMSVEPKYKIIQRFDEEEDKLATTAVARQGSPDFEGFAELCDAARSGDLERVEKAVAFGVNVNQIDEFDYSPLILASLCGHYEVVEYLLNNGAKCDRDTFQGERCLYGALTDSIRQLLLKFDISKAVDATQPFLAHLAKVFSRKLFTDVVFKGVSDSGETVEIKAHKFFLAAQSPYLTQVVASKTKSVIPIIANFDDFEYCIRYLYFVESDAKESKISHKLDITFDDFYSVAVKTKLAVYFEKLLDQKITTFEPEEDVIDKLSDLDTFPDAAIYTRDEETGSRTYYPVHKMLLSRVEYFSLMFGTDSFQGIDTMYAEATSSFPLLELDQTTPEVAEIFLQWLYTDKCEIPRDLALDVLFLADSLFADKLKSLAAIVISQAETPVASMADILRAAWATRIERLEHYVAQHISNDLDEWIDKEEFLELVEESAGRVTARQETDTIELVDDVRYYLGKKWGVFEEDQDEKTGRVDEEFRISQYERRYNEDLDRIDDMLDKLKLGA; via the coding sequence ATGGGTTTAAGTTGCAACCCAATCGCTTCAttatcaccatcaccaatgTCGGTCGAGCCGAAATACAAAATCATCCAGCGgttcgacgaggaggaagacaagCTGGCGACGACGGCCGTGGCGCGGCAGGGCTCGCCGGACTTTGAGGGCTTTGCCGAGCTGTGTGACGCCGCTCGAAGCGGAGATTTAGAACGAGTGGAGAAGGCTGTAGCGTTTGGAGTCAACGTGAACCAGattgacgagtttgacTACTCGCCACTGATCCTGGCGTCGCTGTGCGGTCACTacgaggtggtggaatACCTGCTCAATAACGGCGCCAAGTGCGACAGAGATACCTTCCAGGGCGAACGATGTCTGTACGGGGCGCTGACAGACTCAATTAGACAGCTGTTGCTGAAGTTTGACATCTCCAAGGCTGTAGACGCCACTCAGCCATTTTTGGCCCACCTGGCCAAGGTGTTTTCAAGGAAGCTGTTCACTGATGTCGTCTTCAAGGGAGTGTCTGACTCTGGAGAGACCGTGGAGATCAAGGCCCACAAGTTCTTTCTGGCAGCTCAGAGTCCGTATCTGACACAAGTGGTGGCAAGCAAGACGAAATCAGTCATCCCCATCATCGCCAATTTTGACGACTTTGAATACTGCATCCGCTACCTCTACTTCGTGGAGAGTGATGCCAAAGAGAGCAAGATCTCGCACAAGCTGGACATTACTTTTGATGACTTCTACTCGGTGGCTGTCAAGACCAAGCTTGCAGTGTACTTTgaaaagctgctggaccaAAAGATTACTACGTTCGAACCCGAGGAGGACGTCATTGACAAGCTGTCAGACCTGGACACGTTCCCTGACGCTGCTATTTATACCCGAGACGAAGAAACAGGATCACGCACATACTACCCTGTCCACAAAATGCTGCTATCTCGGGTAGAGTACTTTTCGCTCATGTTCGGCACAGACTCCTTCCAGGGCATTGATACCATGTATGCCGAGGCTACGTCTTCGTTCCCTCTGTTGGAACTCGACCAGACCACTCCGGAGGTTGCAGAGATCTTCCTACAGTGGCTGTACACGGACAAGTGCGAGATTCCTCGAgatctggctctggatgtGCTGTTTTTGGCTGACTCTCTGTTTGCAGACAAACTCAAGTCTCTGGCCGCCATTGTCATTTCCCAGGCCGAAACACCTGTTGCATCCATGGCAGACATTCTGAGAGCTGCTTGGGCCACCCGTATCGAGCGTCTCGAGCATTATGTGGCTCAGCACATCTCCAACGACCTGGACGAATGGATCGATAAGGAGGAGTTTTTGGAactggtggaggagtcggCTGGAAGAGTGACGGCTCGTCAGGAAACAGACACTATCGAGCTGGTCGACGACGTGCGATACTACCTGGGCAAGAAATGGGGTGTCTTCGAGGAGGATCAGGATGAAAAGACCGGCCGAGTGGACGAAGAGTTCAGAATCTCCCAGTACGAGCGACGTTACAACGAAGACTTGGATCGAATCGACGATATGCTCGACAAGTTGAAGTTGGGTGCGTAA
- a CDS encoding uncharacterized protein (Compare to YALI0D10131g, similar to uniprot|P06169 Saccharomyces cerevisiae YLR044c PDC1 pyruvate decarboxylase isozyme 1 P7.9.f5.1), producing the protein MSKRGYKGHPTRILTFKKPKDDSDINLGNMSDSEPQMVDLGDYLFARFKQLGVDSVFGVPGDFNLTLLDHVYNVDMRWVGNTNELNAGYSADGYSRVKRLACLVTTFGVGELSAVAAVAGSYAEHVGVVHVVGVPSTSAENKHLLLHHTLGNGDFRVFAQMSKLISEYTHHIEDPSEAADVIDTAIRIAYTHQRPVYIAVPSNFSEVDIADQARLDTPLDLSLQPNDPESQYEVIEEICSRIKAAKKPVILVDACASRYRCVDETKELAKITNFAYFVTPMGKGSVDEDTDRYGGTYVGSLTAPATAEVVETADLIISVGALLSDFNTGSFSYSYSTKNVVELHSDHVKIKSATYNNVGMKMLFPPLLEAVKKLVAETPDFASKALAVPDTTPKIPEVPDDHITTQAWLWQRLSYFLRPTDIVVTETGTSSFGIIQTKFPHNVRGISQVLWGSIGYSVGAACGASIAAQEIDPQQRVILFVGDGSLQLTVTEISCMIRNNVKPYIFVLNNDGYTIERLIHGENASYNDVHMWKYSKILDTFNAKAHESIVVNTKGEMDALFDNEEFAKPDKIRLIEVMCDKMDAPASLIKQAELSAKTNV; encoded by the coding sequence ATGTCGAAACGAGGATATAAAGGGCATCCGACGCGGATCCTCACGTTCAAGAAACCCAAGGACGACAGCGACATCAACCTGGGAAACATGAGCGACTCCGAACCCCAAATGGTCGACCTGGGCGACTATCTCTTTGCCCGATTCAAGCAGCTAGGCGTGGACTCCGTCTTTGGAGTGCCCGGCGACTTCAACCTCACCCTGTTGGACCACGTGTACAATGTCGACATGCGGTGGGTTGGGAACACAAACGAGCTGAATGCCGGCTACTCGGCCGACGGCTACTCCCGGGTCAAGCGGCTGGCATGTCTTGTCACCACCTTTGGCGTGGGAGAGCTGTCTGCCGTGGCTGCTGTGGCAGGCTCGTACGCCGAGCATGTGGGCGTGGTGCATGTTGTGGGCGTTCCCAGCACCTCTGCTGAGAACAagcatctgctgctgcaccaCACACTCGGTAACGGCGACTTCCGGGTCTTTGCCCAGATGTCCAAACTCATCTCCGAGTACACCCACCATATTGAGGACCCCAGCGAGGCTGCCGACGTAATCGACACCGCCATCCGAATCGCCTACACCCACCAGCGGCCCGTTTACATTGCTGTGCCCTCCAACTTCTCCGAGGTCGATATTGCCGACCAGGCTAGACTGGATACCCCCCTGGACCTTTCGCTGCAGCCCAACGACCCCGAGAGCCAGTACgaggtgattgaggagATTTGCTCGCGTAtcaaggccgccaagaagcccgtGATTCTCGTCGACGCCTGCGCTTCGCGATACAGATGTGTggacgagaccaaggagctggccaagatcaCCAACTTTGCCTACTTTGTCACTCCCATGGGTAAGGGTTCTGTGGACGAGGATACTGACCGGTACGGAGGAACATACGTCGGATCGCTGACTGCTCCTGCTACTGCCGAGGTGGTTGAGACAGCTgatctcatcatctccgTAGGAGCTCTTCTGTCGGACTTCAACACCGGTTCCTTCTCGTACTCCTACTCCACCAAAAACGTGGTGGAATTGCATTCGGACCACGTCAAAATCAAGTCCGCCACCTACAACAACGTCGGCATGAAAATGCTGTTCCCGCCCCTGCTCGAAGCCGTCAAGAAACTGGTTGCCGAGACCCCTGACTTTGCAtccaaggctctggctgTTCCCGACACCACTCCCAAGATCCCCGAGGTACCCGATGATCACATTACGACCCAGGCATGGCTGTGGCAGCGTCTCAGTTACTTTCTGAGGCCCACCGACATCGTGGTCACCGAGACCGGAACCTCGTCCTTTGGAATCATCCAGACCAAGTTCCCCCACAACGTCCGAGGTATCTCGCAGGTGCTGTGGGGCTCTATTGGATACTCGGTGGGAGCAGCCTGTGGAGCCTCCATTGCTGCACAGGAGATTGACCCCCAGCAGCGAGTGATTCTGTTTGTGGGCGACGGCTCTCTTCAGCTGACGGTGACCGAGATCTCGTGCATGATCCGCAACAACGTCAAGCCGTACATTTTTGTGCTCAACAACGACGGCTACACCATCGAGAGGCTCATTCACGGCGAAAACGCCTCGTACAACGATGTGCACATGTGGAAGTACTCCAAGATTCTCGACACGTTCAACGCCAAGGCCCACGAGTCGATTGTGGTCAACACCAAGGGCGAGATGGACGCTCTGTTCGACAACGAAGAGTTTGCCAAGCCCGACAAGATCCGGCTCATTGAGGTCATGTGCGACAAGATGGACGCGCCTGCCTCGTTGATCAAGCAGGCTGAGCTCTCTGCCAAGACCAACGTTTAG
- a CDS encoding uncharacterized protein (Compare to YALI0D10109g, no similarity) — MPPTQHLKALRISPANTVTNHVATSIVSDTGSIAGVGSSLLWVKHGYINSAAEIIATPPDTAIGRSHGSFKHLKHSGGTTVSSRGTLHNVTMDGSRDWLVRSSTMIFHSGLSIGSSPKQLSNLHFDLVSGRGNFFINSYNAQITEVPAGQSFYVDKTSLLAVEYDQNTAFEIVGNKPYTPALKNSKDTLDVSPVTSILETTEIPRDDLPETKQHKQADNATENKPSAKPTTLQYQVPDSQVAEPHYYLYNNRWWITTSKLSRKLVRSIASIPSSLVNMFRRSSKKAAIAAKNAAKSAVTFSKKPPTGHPDSTEAPTSIPRPSLVARIKTFIGSYTNPSPFQTFVHIRGPTKVVVGQMHMPKVTTQANDIEPYITEPELPAPVAFAPQTHDYLKIAEVINGRVVFRSVPNFSTYNGVNGQ, encoded by the coding sequence ATGCCGCCAACGCAACATCTGAAGGCTCTGCGCATCTCTCCAGCGAACACGGTCACCAACCACGTGGCTACTAGCATCGTCTCGGACACAGGATCCATAGCCGGAGTGGGATCGTCCCTACTTTGGGTGAAGCATGGATACATCAATTCGGCGGCCGAAATCATTGCCACGCCGCCCGACACAGCCATTGGACGGTCCCATGGCTCCTTCAAGCATCTGAAGCACAGCGGCGGCACTACCGTGAGCTCCAGGGGCACTCTGCACAACGTGACGATGGATGGCTCCCGTGATTGGCTGGTTCGGTCCTCAACTATGATCTTCCACAGCGGACTGTCCATCGGCTCGTCTCCCAAGCAGCTCAGCAATCTACATTTTGATCTTGTTTCGGGCCGAGgcaacttcttcatcaacaGCTACAACGCCCAGATCACAGAGGTGCCTGCTGGCCAGAGCTTCTACGTTGACAAAACCTCTCTTCTGGCAGTGGAGTATGACCAGAATACCGCATTTGAGATTGTCGGCAATAAACCATACACGCCGGCGCTCAAGAACAGCAAGGACACCTTGGATGTGAGTCCAGTGACGTCCATTCTCGAGACTACAGAGATTCCTCGAGATGATCTTCCGGAGacaaaacaacacaaacaggCTGATAATGCGACAGAAAACAAACCATCTGCTAAACCTACAACCCTCCAGTATCAAGTCCCTGACTCGCAAGTCGCCGAACCCCACTACTACCTCTACAACAACCGATGGTGGATCACCACGTCCAAGTTGTCGCGAAAACTCGTCCGCAGTATTGCAAGTATACCCTCTTCGCTGGTGAACATGTTCAGGCGGTCTTCCAAGAAGGCAGCAATTGCAGCTAAAAATGCAGCCAAAAGTGCGGTCACCTTTTCCAAAAAGCCCCCGACTGGTCATCCTGATAGCACTGAGGCACCCACAAGTATCCCCAGACCGTCGCTGGTCGCTCGCATCAAGACCTTTATTGGCTCATACACTAATCCTAGCCCCTTCCAGACTTTTGTCCATATCAGAGGTCCCACTAAGGTCGTGGTTGGACAGATGCATATGCCCAAGGTGACCACCCAGGCCAATGACATCGAGCCCTACATCACCGAGCCCGAGCTTCCTGCGCCCGTCGCCTTTGCTCCTCAGACTCACGATTACTTGAAGATTGCAGAGGTCATCAACGGACGAGTGGTGTTTCGATCCGTCCCCAACTTTTCCACCTACAATGGTGTTAACGGACAAtaa
- a CDS encoding uncharacterized protein (Compare to YALI0D10104g, similar to wi|NCU02965.1 Neurospora crassa T50982 origin recognition complex subunit 1 (ORC1) [imported]), translated as MTKEYTAIYSPEAKSAPKNKKKAAVRAIRDQDNVEISAGDVVLLKDDPDVEGKEFALIQGLKHGDQGLEAKCVLMKLFNDAEALTPKHVIPNTNKNRYSKGQELVMMNSIVDVLVEELHLPVNCYSFAEFEALSREDKKGDNVYFCRYVFDNDANKTSVEFDWQDITKDMCGFIDILYELITDKPRKRRAAVKASRQRSRHARDEDESDFELEEEEEEEEEDDIEDIDEDDEYDSPVEQVKKARTPKSAKKNTKKAPATTPRKRALEDLDLPQPDHNTTPMTTPKKKRKTENGHGLATPKRMFYKQALSDATLPYKTADLSPSKLSPHQSARAKLHVAAVPDTLPCRETEFSNVYLGIESAIRSGSGTCIFVSGTPGSGKTATVREVVSQLQIRVEDNEIPDFLFVELNGMKLTNPHTTYELLWEQLSGERLAYNNAIKLLEHRFQQKSNDTPLVVVLDELDQLVTLNQSVMYNFFNWPTLPHSKLIVVAIANTMDLPERTLSNKISSRLGLTRIQFPGYTHEQLKLIIESRLGDIAESSGTVVRPDAIEFASRKIASVSGDARRALDLCRRAVEIAELDSEEVQIKHIQQAANEATSTPIYNYLQGLPLAFKIFLCALLARKRRNGLPSDSLGDIIEEIERMIKSSENAGFLSHILLQGGKRVRMAGFMNAVTELVEAGIIIQQSIKGERSAQVRLTIGVEEITSALKNDDDVKGML; from the exons ATGACCAAAGAGTACACGGCAATTTACTCGCCAGAGGCCAAATCGGCgcccaagaacaagaagaaagCCGCGGTTCGCGCGATCAGAGACCAGGACAATGTGGAGATATctgctggagatgtggTTCTTCTAAAAGACGATCCAGATGTGGAAGGCAAGGAGTTTGCATTGATCCAGGGTCTCAAGCACGGTGATCAGGGACTGGAGGCCAAGTGTGTCTTGATGAAACTGTTCAACGACGCTGAGGCTCTCACTCCTAAGCATGTGATCCCCAATACAAACAAGAACAGGTACTCCAAGGGTCAAGAGTTGGTTATGATGAACTCCATTGTGGATGTTcttgtggaggagctgcatCTCCCTGTCAATTGTTATTCGTTTGCTGAATTCGAGGCTCTCTCACGAGAAGACAAGAAGGGAGACAATGTCTACTTTTGCAGATATGTGTTTGACAACGATGCCAACAAGACGTCTGTGGAGTTTGACTGGCAAGATATCACCAAGGACATGTGTGGATTTATTGACATTCTTTACGAACTCATCACAGACAAGCCTCGAAAGCGAAGAGCAGCAGTTAAGGCTTCCAGACAGAGGAGTAGACATGCCCGAGATGAAGACGAGTCCGATTTCGAActtgaggaagaggaggaagaagaggaagaggacgaTATCGAGGATAttgacgaggacgacgaatACGACAGTCCTGTAGAACAGGTCAAAAAGGCTCGAACCCCAAAGTCTGCCAAAAAGAACACAAAAAAGGCACCAGCAACTACACCACGAAAACGAGCATTGGAAGACCTCGATCTACCGCAACCCGACCATAACACGACCCCAATGACCACgccaaaaaagaaacgaaagACGGAAAATGGCCATGGACTGGCTACCCCCAAACG AATGTTTTATAAACAGGCCCTGTCCGACGCCACTTTACCCTATAAAACTGCAGATCTTTCACCTTCGAAACTGTCGCCCCATCAGTCAGCAAGAGCCAAACTTCACGTGGCCGCAGTACCCGACACGCTTCCCTGCCGAGAAACGGAGTTCTCCAACGTTTATCTCGGCATCGAAAGTGCCATCAGATCAGGCTCGGGAACCTGTATCTTTGTGTCTGGAACTCCGGGATCTGGCAAGACAGCCACTGTGAGAGAGGTGGTGTCTCAGCTGCAGATTCGAGTGGAGGACAACGAGATTCCCGACTTTCTGTTCGTAGAGCTCAATGGTATGAAACTGACCAACCCCCATACAACCTACGAGCTTCTGTGGGAGCAACTATCAGGTGAACGTCTGGCCTACAACAATgccatcaagctgctggaacacCGGTTTCAGCAAAAGAGCAACGACACGCCTCTTGTTGTGGTTCTCGATGAACTGGACCAGCTGGTGACTCTCAATCAGTCCGTCATGTACAACTTTTTCAACTGGCCCACCCTGCCGCACTCCAAACTCATTGTGGTGGCCATTGCAAACACCATGGACCTGCCCGAACGAACGCTGTCAAATAAAATCTCTTCCCGACTGGGACTCACACGGATCCAGTTTCCTGGTTACACGCATGAGCAGCTCAAACTTATCATTGAGTCGCGACTAGGTGACATTGCGGAGTCCTCAGGAACAGTTGTGCGTCCTGACGCTATCGAGTTTGCCTCCAGAAAGATTGCCTCTGTGTCTGGAGACGCTAGACGAGCGCTAGATCTGTGTAGACGCGCTGTGGAGATTGCCGAGTTGGACTCCGAAGAGGTGCAGATCAAACACATTCAGCAGGCTGCCAACGAAGCAACCTCCACGCCCATCTACAACTACCTTCAGGGTCTCCCTTTGGCTTTCAAAATCTTCCTGTgtgctcttctggctcgAAAACGACGTAACGGTCTGCCCTCAGACTCCTTGGGGGACATTattgaggagattgaaCGAATGATCAAGAGCAGTGAAAACGCTGGTTTTCTGTCGCATATTCTACTACAGGGAGGTAAGAGGGTGCGAATGGCGGGTTTCATGAATGCCGTAACCGAGCTGGTAGAGGCTGGTATTATCATTCAACAGAGCATCAAAGGAGAGAGATCTGCTCAGGTGAGACTCACAATTGGAGTAGAGGAGATTACCAGTGCCCTTAAGAACGATGACGACGTTAAGGGTATGCTATAA
- a CDS encoding uncharacterized protein (Compare to YALI0D10175g, no similarity), protein MSLLTAQPTTFCSECPHCESAYTQQSAQPAGRHEMSGETCSLSIRSFDGTSKRYSFSSNATLQDVRKELKKKAQLLNQNYAFVSLFPTRKLKETVPLNALGLCPSASLLLKRMPPKLEPHQAEKPSLSRDLINHEQSRWTLSFIFLFVSSSYFYTQDSWWPFMTMWAVLVLVFRAIRQNHLNSQTSAPQVR, encoded by the coding sequence atgtcgCTACTAACAGCCCAACCCACCACATTCTGTTCGGAATGCCCACACTGCGAGTCTGCATACACACAACAGTCGGCGCAGCCGGCAGGCCGCCACGAAATGAGTGGGGAAACATGTTCCCTGTCCATTCGAAGCTTCGACGGAACGTCCAAACGATACTCCTTTTCGAGCAACGCGACGCTCCAGGATGTGCGaaaggagctcaagaagaaggcgcagctgctcaaccaAAACTACGCCTTTGTGTCGCTCTTCCCCACCCGCAAACTCAAGGAGACGGTGCCGTTGAACGCCCTGGGACTCTGCCCCTCCGCCTCTCTACTGCTCAAACGAATGCCTCCCAAGCTGGAACCCCACCAGGCAGAGAAGCCCAGCCTGTCGCGCGACCTCATCAACCACGAGCAGTCGCGCTGGACCCTTTCTTTCATctttctgtttgtgtcttcGTCCTACTTTTACACCCAGGACTCATGGTGGCCCTTTATGACCATGTGGGCcgtgctggtgctggtatTCCGGGCCATTCGACAGAACCATCTGAATTCACAAACCTCCGCTCCCCAGGTCAGATAA
- a CDS encoding mitochondrial 54S ribosomal protein uL13m (Compare to YALI0D10065g, similar to uniprot|Q12487 Saccharomyces cerevisiae YOR150w MRPL23 ribosomal protein of the large subunit mitochondrial, similar to Saccharomyces cerevisiae MRPL23 (YOR150W); ancestral locus Anc_5.496): MSQTIGKARLAFSRTWHFVDVAKEQRTLGRLATSIAQTLQGKHKPVYNTGHDCGDYVVVVNADKLRFSGSKLQQKEYFVQSSQPGHSHHVAVKRVIENQGVSEVLRRTVAGMLPRNKLKRGRIARLKVFEGTEHPYKQNLVAYHDEAGVVVKKD; encoded by the exons ATGTCACAGACTATTGGTAAA gcACGTCTGGCTTTTTCCAGAACCTGGCACTTTGTGGacgtggccaaggagcagcGAACCCTTGGTCGACTGGCCACCTCCATCGCCCAGACTCTCCAGGGTAAACACAAGCCCGTGTACAACACCGGCCACGACTGCGGCGACTATGTGGTTGTCGTGAACGCCGACAAGCTGCGATTTTCGGGCTCCAAGCTGCAGCAGAAGGAATACTTTGTGCAGTCGTCTCAGCCTGGTCACTCTCACCATGTGGCTGTCAAGCGAGTGATTGAGAACCAGGGAGTCAGCGAGGTTCTGCGACGAACCGTTGCCGGTATGCTGCCCCGAAACAAGCTCAAGCGGGGCCGAATCGCCCGGCTCAAGGTCTTTGAGGGCACCGAGCATCCCTACAAGCAGAACCTCGTGGCCTACCATGACGAGGCTGGCGTtgtggtcaagaaggattAA
- a CDS encoding 60S ribosomal protein uL14 (Compare to YALI0D10263g, highly similar to uniprot|P04451 Saccharomyces cerevisiae YER117w RPL23B ribosomal protein L23.e, similar to Saccharomyces cerevisiae RPL23A (YBL087C) and RPL23B (YER117W); ancestral locus Anc_7.417), whose amino-acid sequence MSGASGTKYKMSMALPVGAIMNCADNSGARNLYVIAVKGCGARLNRLPAAGAGDMVMATVKKGKPELRKKVMPAIVVRQSKPWRRKDGVYLYFEDNAGVIVNPKGEMKGSAITGPVAKECADLWPRIASNSGVVV is encoded by the exons ATGTCTGGAGCTTCTGGTACCAAATACAAGATGTCG ATGGCCCTGCCCGTCGGAGCCATCATGAACTGCGCTGACAACTCTGGTGCTCGAAACCTGTACGTCATTGCCGTCAAGGGCTGCGGTGCTCGACTTAACCGACTGCCCGCCGCTGGTGCCGGTGACATGGTCATGGCCACCGTCAAGAAGGGTAAGCCCGAGCTCCGAAAGAAGGTCATGCCTGCCATTGTTGTTCGACAGTCCAAGCCCTGGAGAAGAAAGGATGGTGTCTACCTCTACTTCGAGGACAACGCCGGTGTCATTGTCAACCCCAAGGGTGAGATGAAGGGATCCGCCATCACCGGCCCCGTTGCCAAGGAGTGCGCCGACCTCTGGCCCCGAATCGCCTCCAACTCTGGTGTTGTCGTTTAA
- a CDS encoding uncharacterized protein (Compare to YALI0D10153g, no similarity) has translation MQCTPVFSRGRAKPRLMRESGTVHTNTTGAHISPVLVVALVQSIISIGLPQHMSSTATATTTSSAPPPPPPTPYLVAHGPFQWRINNLRSYATEGPLLYGVVSNSSSNYLVRKTAERLGSEAANRAFDFVTIPAPLSGISIVQQLGQTLFTASEGGHSGVYHLDWNYKRIRKLLVPESFGEFESLAFYGSSLHLFKPGQWLTLVYDLNKFKQTTTEKKPRALRNGIKPGNTDGDGNSDAQNDSQAICDDSDSESDSENPLTISPIRSPPKYGRRRARSSFGSFSESLSQSTLSDDISVCEHVTERSGPLTCHPDSLAQTCLSLFADPPSCIIGGENGLFVDLLNGTVKPLAPLGSGSVL, from the coding sequence ATGCAGTGTACCCCAGTTTTTTCGAGGGGGAGGGCCAAGCCAAGACTAATGCGAGAGAGTGgcactgtacatacaaatACGACCGGTGCGCACATTTCACCTGTACTCGTTGTCGCACTTGTTCAGTCAATAATTTCAATCGGCCTGCCCCAACACATGAGCTCCACAGCCACCGCGACCACCACATCCAgtgctcctcctcctcctcccccgACCCCGTACCTCGTGGCCCATGGGCCCTTCCAATGGCGCATCAACAACCTCAGGTCGTATGCCACCGAGGGTCCCCTGTTGTACGGCGTGGTgagcaacagcagctcgaATTACCTGGTTCGAAAAACAGCCGAGCGGCTGGGATCCGAGGCGGCCAACCGAGCCTTCGACTTCGTCACCATTCCTGCGCCTCTATCCGGTATCAGCATTGTGCAGCAGCTAGGCCAAACGCTGTTCACGGCCTCCGAGGGTGGCCACAGCGGCGTCTACCACCTGGACTGGAACTACAAACGCATCCGCAAGCTACTGGTGCCCGAGTCGTTCGGCGAGTTTGAGTCGCTCGCGTTCTATGGCTCGTCTTTGCATCTTTTCAAGCCCGGCCAGTGGTTGACGCTGGTGTATGATCTCAACAAATTCAAACAGACCACCACAGAGAAAAAGCCGCGGGCGCTGAGAAATGGCATCAAACCCGGTAAcacagatggagatggaaacAGCGACGCGCAAAATGACTCACAAGCAATCTGTGACGACTCCGATTCCGAGTCGGACTCCGAAAACCCCCTCACAATCTCACCCATTCGATCCCCCCCCAAATACGGCAGACGGAGAGCCCGGTCGTCGTTCGGATCCTTCTCAGAGAGCCTGTCTCAGTCCACTCTGTCGGACGACATTAGTGTTTGCGAACATGTGACCGAACGCAGTGGCCCTCTGACGTGCCACCCTGACAGCCTCGCGCAGACGTGTCTATCGCTGTTTGCCGATCCTCCCAGTTGCATTATCGGCGGAGAAAACGGCTTGTTTGTGGATCTGTTGAATGGCACCGTCAAGCCTCTTGCTCCCTTGGGTTCTGGGTCGGTCTTGTGA